The genome window ttattattattatcttattcgATTTagagttgtttgtgtgttaggTAGCTTTCGAGATCACCACATTTCCTATTTGCGTCAACAGTAAACAACAGTCTATGTTTGaattagtttaaaatgtgtctaatattttattgtcattgttgtCTTTCAGATGCACCCAATATGACAGGATTCATGTCCGTGGtgagtttttaaaatgactaTTCCAAGACCAATAGTTCTTCTGGTACTTTATATCATAgcattttaaaatatgcaattaaactttctctttttttaatgacaccAGCTAGCGCTTAAGGGTGAGCTGAAAGCATACGGGGCATTCACTTACGATTCAATGGGCAAGAAACTACGGTTCAGATCAAACGAGAGCCACCCCGTGAACACATCAATGGGTTTGGATCTGCTGATGTTTTTCGATGAGGTAACTCAtttctttcttaaaaaaaaaaaaagaagaagttaaCTTTATGTTTGTCGCCTTTTGACATTTGAATCTGTATCTACATCCTGCAGGGAATCTTCTACGAGATTGACAGCAAAAACCAGAGctgtgagaaaaaaacattgcaatGCAGCCAGCACCCTCTCGATATCCCGGATGATGCAACATTTATGTCTACAGCAAACGGTGGCAGTCCATCCATCGAAGGGGAGGGATTAAAAGTCAATGTATGGACAGGATCAATGGCAGACCTGAAAGGTGAGAGAGATGCttacaaataatatatgtacAATAATATGTGTCTTTCTACATGACAGAGTTCCTTACGATTTCTTTTGTAGGCCATTACTCCATGTCTGTAACCATGGGATGTCTGCCTGTGTGGACGTTCTACTTCCATGAGTCTTCTTCATTCTTTGTCAGGttggtgaaatgtttttttttttaatgcttggGGGAAATTAAAACTTTTCAGTATGTGTTAGTAGCACAGGCTATATAGCGACTGTCCTTGAAAAATCTTCCTTTTTTGCATTACTTTCTTACAGTCTCACGGAGGTTGAACTCGAGATCAAGGATCCTGACCTGCTCGTGGTGCCCTCCTTTTGTCTGGCCCAGCCTCTGGAGGAGACACCTGAAGGGACAGTCAATAGCTTCCTCAATGAGTTCATGTAGATGAAACCTCGCCAGCAGAAAACCAAACCCCTATCCAAGTGTGGCCAGAACTTTAgacttttctctgcttttcatGTGTGACTCGAATTTTTCTTGTGACACTGCACTACATCACGTCTGTTTCCATCACATCTTCCACTCCCCTGTATGGCTTTGAATGGATCATCATGTATACATACACTTTGATGTAAAAGAAAGAGATATGTCATGGATTATAGAATTAGTTATAATTACTAACAGTTTGGTGGCTTTTCAAGTTGGTACTGCTTACAAAACCTGTAAGATATGAttaatggaaaaataaaatgtcaaagctGTCAACGGTGTGAAGagactgttttttttcattcatgATTATTTACCTATTAGGTGTTTTTGACCTGACTTTGTGCAACTTTTGAACAAGCAGGTTTTGCATCAAGAAACAGCAAACTATTAAAGAGCAGTATGTCTGGAATTTACAGGCTGTACACATACGTTAGGGCAACAATCGACTTCCTGTTCCTTCACCTCTCTGTGCATTCTGTACCCTATCACCTAAAACATATCCATCAAGGAAAGTGTATTACAAATGGCAGATTAATTACGTTCTTTCCAGAGTTACAGTAGCAATTAGGTTTTGGTAATTTGATTAAACACAATTTTTGGAATATGCAACTCGTACACACAATATCAGCTGAATGAACTTTAATAGTTGTATaaataagttttatttgtatagcacctttcatacaagaattgtagtccaaagtgcttcacagcaaaaacacaacatagtacaaaattagacagaataagagcatttacagtacaataatcacattgttgatgtaaatgagtgtgaaataaataatttaaagtggcatagaaatagcattaaaaatagtatgaaatagaataaaaatagtaaatgagtttaaagtggcagagtagcagcattacatttttttataaataatatcaccATTAAATGGCTaatagtaaagagataaaataacAGCTTTAAGTGTTTTCTAGTCTAGTTATCAATTAAGTTTTATGGTCAAAGCAGTCATGATAGCATGCTACTTAAAACTGtaaccataaataaataaatacaataattaaatgatcGTGTCCATTGTCTTCCAGCATATTCTACTGGTtgaagaatatatatttaaaatggttATTTTTAAAACT of Cottoperca gobio chromosome 14, fCotGob3.1, whole genome shotgun sequence contains these proteins:
- the epd gene encoding ependymin, which encodes MYAAITLFVFMCLAATTHADHHQPCHAPNMTGFMSVLALKGELKAYGAFTYDSMGKKLRFRSNESHPVNTSMGLDLLMFFDEGIFYEIDSKNQSCEKKTLQCSQHPLDIPDDATFMSTANGGSPSIEGEGLKVNVWTGSMADLKGHYSMSVTMGCLPVWTFYFHESSSFFVSLTEVELEIKDPDLLVVPSFCLAQPLEETPEGTVNSFLNEFM